One window of the Sebastes umbrosus isolate fSebUmb1 chromosome 1, fSebUmb1.pri, whole genome shotgun sequence genome contains the following:
- the znf831 gene encoding zinc finger protein 831 isoform X3, which produces METGKPGLASAPVHISSVAAQTQKSMDIQAPLTAVYIHAVPALQAQPYPPQPPAAAREPATFHLAMPPLYSKETLPFLTLHIAGGLQCQPGFSLAAAAAPAARPKSAGKHVCPHCGRDCMKPSVLEKHLRCHTGERPYPCVTCGVSFKTQSNLYKHRRTQAHARLSSESELSSLDSMSSSRDTCASGLSLDESGSVEKDATLPAADITCPTSTTKVYSVRTHGSVSEQNALTPAGQETEASAKVTTEGEKSETPPATASRHLPLQRQEATLFSKQWESSVSRGKSQSHESTDSGFSESSDHYPSPGSVLPDHSMDSLTESTKEHLEDTPSGPGQEPKSTAREQEQKTLEERISKLISENTAVVEDKQLENVRPRKTVLSKQGSIDLPMPYTYKDSFQFDMRNNKTPSVGLQRNRKDLYSSVPTQRSNTVEHAPLTRSNSLPFSVTLLQPERSSPTSPYQSDYETLVRRGSSGQINPTGFAMKPVNQHSSPHRPLVRQTAVDGNHATDGLLMNSSVEEACSSFSCDGDGGDISGEPSNRKFRRKKAQKFAYNKWYMYGGGTFKKLYGDEKGGDDGGGKGRKCTTNPEHEVVQGLPRRSSAVHKEAVTTTINFPSSSSAAVGHPGCPPAKLSLVSAVDLNLKTSKTPLQRNPSLSVLPLSSLGSLVSQQTDSMSRAEAARMIDEEKHSSSQLCGAHIPSDRKKQKTDDKIICPLGMETDPNTPTHPRPSVAGSAPQQDTNLTYINLQNNPKHTQLQAALFPTCIINANTPSVSCSPATSTPSTAKASFLPKYQLKLPNAAEPDSPHVVDKPTGTDGRSSHTEQTSPLVKSSDKKCGDPITSPSCDIKDTFSSTHEQLPSPCTATTLCQAETSRLAPNATCSLTVMLKQFAATTVTTTCRQNDQAGLCSALIQPSKSAGGSAPVQPPRPVAPVVTHFSATPTITRANNQSSAAAVTAFSQPYHNHTQLSSASEQLSLVNSSVVPCHISPFDQMQPDAQNVFHVHTADLQICLQIISDEQLALIEPQIERHAGSGLSQRRDVDASALEVIQDKSVTDGRDHQQEADQSETSPTLKPPPSVQFGKAEPNVHLTELSNSTQATAESTPPEGSSLRPHKYGHVNTLAVTQSSTGDVMSDEGVKSGRSQTSEEERELSLNRCAEDRSQVSRAGPISQTLSELSVTSLSPSTANHDSARGKRLGKESKVKNQAAPCNAGTMEAEACGETPPPPQVELGQADEFSGSSFSINKCKQLNPHASICCSNPVESTSSEVLESSKHADVGCDTVGPPDDSSPSQDTTPSDSPDVIGSTHSEKQQFISESANVPVERPGDVPATSIQSPTTELMEGCAAQKELQTPGHGETPGRPDSTDWRSKQSREAGNTNLQCMEGRGGGGGGDPSGGIRTDEVPGRRDEAESNCTNTMCLPDMTTPEV; this is translated from the exons ATGGAGACTGGCAAGCCAGGATTGGCGAGTGCTCCGGTGCACATCAGCTCCGTCGCAGCGCAGACACAGAAGAGCATGGACATCCAGGCCCCGCTGACGGCTGTTTACATCCACGCGGTGCCCGCTCTGCAGGCGCAGCCTTACCCCCCCCAGCCGCCCGCGGCCGCCCGGGAGCCAGCCACGTTCCATCTGGCCATGCCGCCGCTTTACTCCAAGGAGACGCTTCCCTTTCTGACACTCCACATTGCTGGTGGATTGCAGTGTCAGCCGGGGTTCAGTCTGGCAGCTGCTGCCGCTCCTGCAGCCAGACCCAAGTCGGCAGGGAAGCACGTGTGTCCTCACTGTGGACGGGACTGTATGAAGCCCAGCGTGCTGGAGAAGCATCTCCGCTGCCACACCGGGGAGCGGCCTTACCCCTGCGTCACCTGTGGAGTTTCTTTCAAGACTCAGAGCAACCTCTACAAACACAGGCGTACTCAGGCTCACGCCCGCCTCTCGTCCGAGTCGGAGCTGAGCAGCCTAGACAGCATGTCCAGCTCCAGAGACACTTGTGCCTCCGGTTTGTCTCTGGATGAGTCGGGCAGCGTGGAAAAGGATGCCACGCTACCTGCTGCTGATATCACCTGTCCAACCAGTACCACCAAGGTCTACTCTGTAAGGACGCATGGTTCTGTCAGTGAACAGAACGCGTTGACCCCTGCAGGTCAGGAGACAGAAGCAAGTGCAAAGGTGACAACAGAAGGAGAAAAAAGCGAAACACCTCCGGCAACTGCCAGTCGACATCTTCCACTCCAGAGACAAGAAGCAACTCTGTTCTCCAAGCAGTGGGAGAGCTCAGTGTCCAGAGGGAAATCACAGAGCCACGAGAGCACAGACTCGGGCTTCAGTGAGAGCAGCGACCACTACCCGAGCCCCGGCAGCGTTTTACCCGACCACAGTATGGATTCCCTCACCGAATCCACTAAGGAGCATCTGGAAGACACACCTTCAGGACCAGGCCAGGAACCCAAATCCACTGCAAGGGAGCAGGAGCAGAAGACGCTGGAGGAGCGCATATCCAAGCTGATTTCAGAGAACACAGCTGTTGTGGAGGACAAACAGCTGGAGAACGTGAGGCCGCGGAAGACGGTTCTGTCGAAGCAGGGTAGCATTGACCTCCCCATGCCGTACACGTACAAGGACTCCTTTCAGTTTGACATGAGGAACAATAAGACTCCGAGTGTTGGGTTACAAAGAAACAGGAAGGACTTGTACAGCTCTGTGCCCACCCAGCGATCCAACACCGTGGAGCACGCCCCCCTGACCCGCAGCAACTCCCTCCCTTTCAGCGTCACCCTCCTGCAGCCCGAGAGGAGCAGCCCAACCTCTCCCTATCAGAGCGATTATGAAACGCTGGTCCGGAGGGGAAGCTCTGGCCAGATCAATCCAACAGGTTTCGCAATGAAACCCGTGAACCAGCATTCATCCCCCCACCGCCCACTGGTCCGGCAGACAGCCGTAGACGGCAACCACGCAACAGACGGTCTCCTCATGAATTCATCTGTGGAGGAGGCGTGCAGCAGCTTCAGCTGCGACGGGGATGGTGGCGACATTTCTGGAGAGCCAAGCAACAGAAAGTTTCggaggaaaaaagcacaaaagtttGCCTACAACAAGTGGTACATGTACGGAGGAGGGACATTTAAGAAGCTCTACGGTGATGAGAAAGGTGGCGACGACGGTGGCGGCAAAGGCAGGAAATGTACGACAAACCCAGAGCACGAGGTGGTCCAGGGCCTGCCGAGGAGGTCGTCAGCGGTTCATAAGGAGGCGGTGACGACAACAATAAACTTCccaagcagcagcagtgcaGCGGTGGGCCATCCAGGCTGCCCTCCTGCCAAACTCTCCCTCGTCTCTGCTGTTGATTTGAATCTAAAAACTAGCAAGACTCCACTTCAGAGAAACCCGTCTTTGTCAGTACTGCCATTGTCTTCACTTGGATCATTGGTTagccagcagacagacagcatgagCAGAGCAGAAGCAGCGAGGATGATTGATGAAGAAAAACACTCCAGCTCGCAGCTCTGCGGAGCCCACATTCCCTCCGacaggaaaaaacagaaaactgaTGATAAAATAATTTGCCCTCTGGGGATGGAAACCGACCCAAACACTCCGACTCATCCCCGTCCGTCTGTCGCTGGCAGCGCGCCTCAGCAGGACACAAATCTCACTTATATCAACCTTCAAAATAATCCCAAACACACTCAGCTCCAAGCAGCTCTCTTCCCAACGTGCATAATCAATGCAAACACACCGTCTGTTAGTTGCTCGCCAGCCACTTCCACACCCTCCACTGCCAAGGCCAGCTTCCTGCCCAAGTACCAGCTCAAGTTACCCAACGCTGCTGAGCCTGATTCACCGCATGTTGTGGATAAACCGACAGGAACTGATGGCCGCTCTTCTCACACTGAGCAAACCTCCCCCTTGGTCAAAAGTTCAGACAAGAAATGTGGCGATCCCATCACCTCACCGTCTTGTGATATTAAAGACACTTTCAGCTCCACACACGAGCAGCTCCCCTCACCGTGCACGGCCACGACGCTTTGTCAGGCTGAAACATCAAGACTTGCTCCGAATGCAACATGTAGTCTAACTGTAATGCTCAAGCAGTTTGCAGCAACCACAGTCACCACAACCTGCCGACAAAATGATCAGGCAGGATTGTGCAGCGCTTTGATACAGCCCTCGAAATCTGCAGGGGGCTCGGCGCCTGTGCAGCCGCCCCGACCTGTTGCACCCGTGGTTACGCACTTCTCTGCTACACCTACCATAACCAGAGCAAACAATCagtcatctgctgctgctgttacagcTTTCTCACAACCCTACCATAACCACACACAACTCTCGTCAGCATCAGAGCAGCTGAGCCTTGTAAACAGCTCAGTCGTACCGTGTCACATTTCACCGTTTGACCAGATGCAGCCAGATGCTCAGAATGTGTTTCACGTTCACACAGCAGACCTCCAGATCTGCCTCCAGATCATATCTGACGAGCAGCTGGCTCTCATTGAACCCCAGATCGAGAGGCACGCAGGTAGCGGCCTCTCGCAGCGGCGTGACGTGGACGCGTCGGCCCTGGAAGTGATCCAGGATAAATCTGTCACTGATGGAAGGGACCACCAACAGGAGGCGGACCAAAGCGAGACTTCTCCCACACTTAAACCTCCACCGTCTGTACAATTTGGGAAGGCAGAGCCAAATGTCCACCTGACTGAACTCAGTAATTCCACTCAGGCTACAGCTGAATCTACACCTCCCGAAGGCTCGTCACTACGCCCACACAAATACGGCCATGTAAACACGCTCGCTGTGACTCAGAGCTCTACGGGCGATGTTATGTCAGATGAAGGAGTAAAGTCAGGAAGGAGCCAAACTTCAGAGGAGGAACGTGAACTGTCTCTGAACCGTTGTGCTGAAGACAGGAGTCAGGTCAGCCGGGCTGGACCGATCTCTCAAACGCTCTCCGAGCTCAGCGTGACCTCGCTCTCTCCCAGCACAGCAAATCACGACAGCGCGAGAGGCAAAAGACTGGGCAAAGAAAGCAAAGTTAAAAATCAGGCAGCTCCGTGTAATGCTGGCACAATGGAAGCCGAAGCCTGTGGAGAAACACCCCCCCCTCCGCAGGTGGAGCTCGGTCAGGCCGATGAATTCTCTGGGTCTTCGTTTTCCATCAATAAATGCAAACAGTTGAACCCACACGCGTCCATCTGCTGCAGTAATCCAGTGGAATCTACATCATCGGAGGTTCTGGAGTCATCTAAACATGCAGACGTGGGATGTGACACGGTGGGACCGCCAGACGATTCGTCCCCGTCACAGGACACGACTCCAAGTGACTCGCCGGATGTGATCGGTTCAACCCACtcagaaaaacaacagtttatTTCAGAGTCTGCTAACGTCCCGGTAGAACGACCCGGAGACGTCCCGGCTACGAGCATTCAGAGTCCGACCACAG AGCTCATGGAGGGATGTGCAGCCCAGAAGGAGCTGCAGACACCGGGACATGGAGAGACCCCCGGGCGGCCCGACAGCACCGACTGGAGGTCAAAGCAGAGCCGAGAGGCGGGAAACACAAACCTCCAATGTATGGAGGGgcgaggtggtggaggtggaggggatcCGAGCGGAGGAATCAGGACGGACGAGGTGCCGGGACGGCGGGACGAGGCCGAATCTAACTGCACGAACACAATGTGTTTACCAGATATGACGACGCCAGAG gtataa